The following are encoded together in the Pempheris klunzingeri isolate RE-2024b chromosome 24, fPemKlu1.hap1, whole genome shotgun sequence genome:
- the LOC139223674 gene encoding transmembrane protein 182-like, whose translation MSPAERLRVLLFLALFFGAVGLLSTLLCCGTEYWLLAAESCGRPQGGDGGSGLRAGKSSVEVTAGVRIFHEGLFWRCSFPAASYEHSVWDLWILNQPPSKVCQAAFLFPFPVNEPMRSWAEPHGFPTEPYEHHSAIVFRTFWSIFLVTGSAAVLTGGFVVVCAGPLTNHRLYKVGGALLLCGGVCLLVVVVMYLTWVQILDTLEQFAHHQSLAGCPLFHLSVQHGPSFLLAPVAVFFCLLAGLLFILVGRRIHRMQLDKKDVPQIPASDVYL comes from the exons ATGTCTCCCGCTGAGAGGCTCAGGGTTCTCCTCTTCTTGGCTTTGTTCTTCGGAGCAGTGGGACTTTTGtccactctgctctgctgtggcaCCGAGTACTGGCTGCTGGCCGCCGAGTCCTGCGGCCGGCCGCAGGGAGGCGATGGAGGAAGTGGCCTGAGAGCGGGGAAGAGCAGCGTGGAG GTGACGGCCGGCGTGAGGATCTTCCACGAGGGTCTGTTTTGGCGTTGCTCATTCCCAGCTGCTTCATATGAACACTCTGTGTGGGACCTTTGGATCT TGAATCAGCCGCCATCAAAGGTCTGCCAGGCCGCCTTCCTCTTCCCGTTTCCTGTTAATGAGCCAATGAGATCATGGGCAGAACCACACGGTTTCCCCACAGAACCGTATGAGCACCACTCTGCCATTG TCTTTAGGACCTTCTGGAGCATCTTCCTCGTCACAGGCTCTGCAGCCGTCCTCACTGGTGGCTTTGTCGTCGTCTGTGCCGGTCCGCTGACCAATCACAGGCTCTATAAAGTGGGTGGGGCCCTCCTGCTTTGTGGCG gtgtgtgtctgctggtggtggtggtgatgtatCTGACGTGGGTCCAGATTCTGGACACTCTGGAGCAGTTTGCCCACCATCAGAGTCTCGCCGGCTGCCCTTTGTTCCACCTGAGCGTCCAGCACGGCCCATCGTTCCTCCTGGCTCCGGTCGCTGTCTTCTTCTGCCTGCTGGCCGGCCTGCTCTTCATCCTGGTCGGCCGGAGGATTCACAGGATGCAGCTGGATAAAAAGGACGTACCTCAAATTCCAGCATCTGACGTTTACCTGTGA
- the LOC139223681 gene encoding actin-related protein 3 codes for MAGRLPACVVDCGTGYTKLGYAGNTEPQFIIPSCIAIKESAKVGDQAQRRMMRGVDDLDFFIGDEAIDKPSYATKWPIRHGIVEDWDLMERFMEQIIFKYLRAEPEDHYFLLTEPPLNTPENREYTAEIMFESFNVPGLYIAVQAVLALAASWTSRQVGERTLTGTVIDSGDGVTHVIPVAEGYVIGSCIKHIPIAGRDITYFTQQLLREREVGIPPEQSLETAKAVKERFSYVCPDLVKEFNKYDTDGSKWIKQYTGINSISKKEFTIDVGYERFLGPEIFFHPEFANPDFTQPISEVVDEVIQNCPIDVRRPLYKNIVLSGGSTMFRDFGRRLQRDLKRTVDARLKMSEELSGGKLKPKPIDVQVITHHMQRYAVWFGGSMLASTPEFYQVCHTKKDYEEIGPSICRHNPVFGVMS; via the exons ATGGCTGGTCGGCTACCGGCTTGTGTTGTCGACTGTGGCACGGG GTACACAAAGCTTGGTTATGCAGGAAACACAGAGCCACAGTTCATCATCCCATCAT GCATTGCAATCAAAGAATCAGCCAAGGTCGGGGACCAGGCCCAGCGGAGGATGATGAGGGGCGTCGACGACCTGGACTTCTTCATCGGGGACGAGGCCATCGACAAGCCGTCATATGCGACAAAG TGGCCCATCCGTCACGGGATAGTGGAGGACTGGGACCTGATGGAGAGATTCATGGAGCAGATCATCTTCAAGTACCTGCGGGCAGAACCTGAAGACCATTACTTTCTTTTG ACAGAGCCTCCCCTCAACACCCCAGAAAACAGAGAGTACACAGCAGAGATCATGTTCGAGTCGTTCAACGTCCCAGGTCTCTACATTGCCGTTCAG GCTGTCCTGGCGCTGGCTGCCTCCTGGACATCCAGACAGGTGGGAGAACGGACCCTCACGGGGACTGTGATCGACAGCGGAGACGGCGTCACGCACGTCATCCCAGTG GCTGAAGGCTACGTCATCGGCAGCTGCATCAAGCACATCCCCATCGCTGGCCGAGACATCACGTACTTTACCCAACAGCTGCTGAGGGAACGAGAGGTGGGGATACCTCCGGAACAGTCCCTGGAGACGGCTAAAGCTGTCAAG gAGCGGTTTAGCTACGTCTGCCCTGACCTTGTCAAGGAGTTTAACAAGTATGACACAGACGGCTCCAAGTGGATCAAACAGTACACGGGCATCAACTCCATCAGCAAGAAGGAGTTCACCATCGACGTTGGCTACGAGCGCTTCCTGGGGCCTGAGATCTTCTTCCACCCTGAG TTTGCCAACCCGGACTTCACCCAGCCGATCTCAGAGGTGGTGGACGAGGTCATCCAGAACTGCCCCATCGACGTCAGACGCCCGCTGTACAAG AACATCGTGCTCTCCGGAGGCTCCACCATGTTCAGGGACTTTGGCAGACGCCTGCAGAGGGACCTCAAGAGGACCGTGGACGCACGACTGAAAATGAGCGAAGAGCTGAGCGGCGGCAAATTGAAg CCAAAGCCCATCGACGTCCAAGTCATCACTCATCACATGCAGAGGTACGCTGTCTGGTTCGGAGGATCAATGCTGGCATCTACT CCGGAGTTTTACCAAGTGTGCCACACCAAGAAGGACTACGAGGAGATCGGGCCGAGCATCTGCCGCCACAACCCCGTATTCGGAGTCATGTCCTAG